A region from the Mercenaria mercenaria strain notata chromosome 7, MADL_Memer_1, whole genome shotgun sequence genome encodes:
- the LOC128558341 gene encoding uncharacterized protein LOC128558341: MKIDKLRSIREGQRKVIEIQLQKIENAKDSSSMSEFRAILESVTGKFENLVSLNEKILEQTEIAEIEEEIINSEEYSLAIQIKLREFQEFSESREKSSQNQSQRNNSSTPGEQQTIIVQDRNSASSTQYSRLPKFSLPTFNGNILEWQAFWDSFSSAVHSNQNLTDVQKFNYLRSQLEDEAARKIDGFALTNANYSNAVELLHEQYGQKHKIVHAYIQSLLHLPSPSNTLPSLRGYYDKLETYIRGLQSLDQHEDSFGTFLVPVIFDKLPAEIRKNLAREHKGRNLELHEMRRAIYEEINVLEAGQVNSNLYLHETPATMSLLTGSGFRPRARQDRDKNHVRPHPHPRTQQQQQQRFTNAKVCVFCSSNTHFANDCNVMRDYESRIAVVKNKRLCFNCLGTHQVFNCKSQKRCRNCQKRHHTSICQNSSQVQPPIQTSSASAVSDNQLQHQTAALHTYDDITFEQTTCEQQTPYVLLKTAISPVTCGIISADTNILFDEGSQRSFITREHADKLRLTSTGTLHLASFGNSKNEVRHLDTATVFLITSTKEKIPINVLIVPTIAVPFQKYNKNVSHLQHLKGLKLSHPLTEDTTFEVQLLIGADYYWRIVEDNIIRGPGPTAVASKIGYLLSGPVPFHASSSRATTSLTLNVITQSPKDIDLENFWKLESLGIQQSEDEIPERSYMTEYQDTSITFTGDKYVAKLPWKLDHPALPTNYGIVKRRTETLVSRLRQDPVTLKLYGDFLHIVLHENDRDMTRFLWLSDPTNPESALKTYQFKSVLFGAVCSPFILNATLLKHLQRNANTWVSNRLQSDLYVDNTVQQLIFAEEITHH; this comes from the coding sequence ATGAAGATAGACAAATTACGATCGATCCGAGAGGGACAACGCAAAGTTATAGAAATTCAACTCCAGAAAATCGAAAATGCAAAAGATAGTTCGTCGATGTCGGAATTTCGTGCTATATTAGAATCTGTGACTGGCAAATTCGAGAATCTTGTATCACTGAATGAGAAAATACTTGAACAGACAGAAATCGCTGAGATTGAAGAAGAAATCATTAACAGTGAAGAATATTCATTAGCGATACAGATCAAACTTCGTGAATTCCAAGAATTCAGTGAAAGTCGTGAAAAGTCGTCACAAAATCAAAGTCAGAGAAATAATTCATCAACACCTGGTGAACAGCAGACGATAATTGTACAGGATAGAAATAGTGCGAGTTCGACGCAATATTCCCGCCTTCCAAAATTCTCATTACCTACCTTCAACGGAAACATCTTAGAATGGCAAGCTTTTTGGGATTCATTCAGTTCAGCAGTGCATTCAAACCAGAATTTAACAGATGtgcaaaaatttaattatttacgtTCACAACTGGAGGATGAAGCAGCTCGGAAAATAGATGGATTTGCCCTAACGAACGCTAACTACAGTAATGCAGTTGAATTATTACATGAACAATACGGACAGAAACATAAGATAGTGCATGCTTACATACAGTCTCTTCTACATCTTCCGTCGCCTAGCAACACACTTCCAAGCCTGAGAGGTTATTATGACAAGCTAGAAACATACATCCGGGGACTTCAGTCACTTGATCAGCATGAGGATTCATTTGGGACGTTCTTAGTGCCTGTGATATTTGACAAACTTCCGGCAGAAATACGTAAGAACTTGGCACGTGAACATAAAGGCAGAAATCTAGAATTACATGAGATGCGCCGCGCTATCTACGAAGAAATCAACGTATTAGAAGCAGGTCAGGTCAACAGTAACTTGTACTTGCATGAAACACCAGCCACGATGTCATTGTTAACTGGTTCAGGCTTTAGACCACGTGCACGACAGGATAGGGATAAGAATCACGTGCGTCCACATCCACATCCAcgtacacaacaacaacaacaacaacgtttTACAAACGCTAAGGTATGTGTATTTTGTTCAAGCAATACGCACTTTGCTAATGATTGTAACGTTATGAGGGACTACGAATCCAGAATCGCAGTGGTGAAAAACAAACGTCTATGTTTTAACTGTTTGGGAACACACCAAGTATTTAACTGTAAGTCTCAGAAAAGATGCAGAAACTGTCAGAAAAGACACCATACCAGTATATGTCAGAACTCATCTCAAGTTCAACCGCCAATACAGACGTCTTCAGCATCTGCAGTCAGTGACAACCAGCTACAACATCAGACTGCAGCGTTGCATACTTACGATGATATCACGTTTGAGCAGACGACATGTGAGCAACAAACGCCGTACGTGCTGCTTAAGACAGCGATATCTCCCGTAACATGCGGTATCATTTCAGCAGATACTAACATTCTTTTCGATGAGGGTTCTCAAAGATCATTTATCACGAGAGAGCATGCAGACAAACTTAGACTTACATCCACGGGAACTTTGCACTTGGCGAGTTTTGGAAATTCGAAGAATGAAGTGCGCCACCTAGACACTGCCACAGTGTTTTTGATTACGTCAACCAAAGAGAAAATACCGATTAATGTGCTGATAGTACCAACTATAGCAGTACCGTTTCagaaatacaacaaaaatgtttCCCACTTACAGCACTTGAAAGGTCTCAAATTATCGCATCCGCTGACAGAAGACACAACGTTCGAGGTTCAACTTCTCATTGGTGCAGATTACTATTGGAGAATCGTTGAAGACAACATCATCCGAGGTCCAGGACCTACAGCAGTCGCTTCCAAGATTGGCTATCTTCTGTCCGGTCCCGTCCCTTTTCATGCGTCATCTAGCAGAGCCACGACTAGTTTAACATTGAATGTTATTACGCAGTCACCCAAAGATATTGACCTAGAAAATTTTTGGAAACTTGAGAGCCTTGGTATTCAACAGAGCGAAGATGAAATCCCAGAGAGGAGTTACATGACAGAGTATCAAGACACGTCAATTACGTTTACTGGTGACAAGTATGTAGCGAAATTACCCTGGAAATTAGACCACCCCGCCCTTCCCACTAACTACGGCATCGTGAAACGCCGAACTGAGACATTGGTCAGTAGATTACGTCAAGACCCTGTGACATTGAAACTTTATGGAGATTTTCTTCACATTGTATTACACGAAAATGACCGAGACATGACGAGATTTCTTTGGCTTTCAGACCCAACCAATCCAGAGAGTGCACTAAAGACTTATCAGTTTAAATCTGTACTTTTTGGCGCGGTATGTTCTCCATTCATTTTGAACGCAACACTCTTGAAACATCTACAGAGAAACGCAAATACATGGGTCAGTAATAGACTACAGAGTGACTTATATGTAGATAATACGGTGCAACAGCTTATATTTGCTGAAGAAATCACTCATCATTAG
- the LOC128558342 gene encoding uncharacterized protein LOC128558342, with protein sequence MIISDNAATFHAASNTLKTMFQSQTLRNHINRSGTEWKFIPTRAPWFGGWWERMVGLVKTSLKKVLGRAFVTFEALQTTLTEVEAILNDRPLTYVTSENTDPEPITPSHLLTGRRITAIPDATDPSTIISNQQIITKRVRVQRELINRWWARWKSDYLTSLRERHTQSGRNEQTIRIGDVVQVHDDSSRLLWKLAVVEELVPGRDGLIRAAKIRTGSGHTTRPIVRLYPLEINCENERL encoded by the coding sequence ATGATCATATCAGACAACGCTGCAACATTCCACGCAGCATCTAACACATTGAAGACCATGTTCCAGTCCCAAACCTTGAGAAATCATATAAACAGATCCGGAACCGAGTGGAAATTCATTCCAACTCGAGCACCATGGTTTGGAGGATGGTGGGAGAGAATGGTTGGGCTCGTAAAGACATCCCTAAAGAAAGTGTTAGGTCGAGCATTCGTTACCTTTGAGGCGTTACAGACGACACTTACTGAGGTAGAAGCTATCCTCAACGACAGACCTCTCACATACGTCACATCAGAAAACACAGATCCAGAGCCGATTACCCCATCACACTTATTAACTGGACGGAGAATTACAGCGATACCAGATGCGACAGATCCTAGCACCATAATCAGCAATcaacaaataataacaaaacgAGTTAGAGTCCAGCGTGAGCTGATTAATCGTTGGTGGGCGAGATGGAAGTCAGATTACCTCACATCACTACGTGAGCGTCATACACAAAGTGGTCGCAACGAGCAGACGATACGTATTGGAGATGTCGTGCAGGTGCACGATGACAGTTCTCGGTTGCTATGGAAACTGGCTGTGGTGGAGGAACTTGTACCCGGACGAGACGGACTGATCAGGGCAGCAAAAATCCGTACCGGAAGTGGGCATACCACCAGACCAATCGTGAGACTTTACCCTTTGGAGATCAATTGTGAAAACGAGAGACTTTAA